In Synechococcus sp. A18-25c, a single window of DNA contains:
- a CDS encoding glycosyltransferase, with protein MFVAELWLLGHWLLLLFLSLAPQRSSPLNLGNRPEVLNDGDNPSVDVLVPTCGEPLDVIERCLRGCIALDYPHVVIWLLDETNRSELQQLCMRLGCVYRSRTQHDHAKAGNLNHVLPELKGDLIAVFDADVVPVESFLRRTVSCFETSDVGLVQTPQTYMNADPIIRNLGLERWMLPDEESFYRWIEPARQGVNAVVCAGTSFVVRRKALMNVGKFETATPSEDLATGIRLTAQGWRCLFLREKLSAGLAPLTSEALVRQRCRWASGTLQTLRTGASPLKIPGLTFWQRVAYLEGILHWLNVFPQMILMIVPLAVGIFGVTPVRISSDGLLQSAGPLVIAQLLLTRWITGHSRTALLPELYRWMVLLPLFGSVFTTLLGRPKPFQVTPKTLQSKTSSSVTPKLLMGVLTLQIVALLNLLSVLFAKETGEAVALTSSSTQIAILIWSSLNTLLLVAAWRCCHDRDRDNAIPWFAWNEPVTLSGHRAKLTALSEAGAEFLFDQALPSPPPVDIQLVTQDGLSFTLHCEQATDRAWGGCWSPLSESQIDALHHLLYRRSGQWPMRRAPAEPVALLVLCQRLLKPMPRERWFHRSLIPVSRNITMRCFLSTQNG; from the coding sequence GTGTTCGTCGCAGAACTCTGGCTTCTAGGTCACTGGCTTTTGCTGCTGTTCTTGAGCTTGGCGCCACAGAGGTCATCGCCACTCAATCTGGGAAACAGACCAGAGGTGCTCAATGACGGTGACAACCCATCTGTTGATGTCCTCGTACCCACTTGCGGAGAACCTCTTGACGTCATCGAGCGTTGCCTGCGTGGTTGCATCGCCCTTGACTACCCACACGTTGTTATTTGGCTCCTCGATGAGACCAATCGATCAGAACTGCAACAACTCTGCATGCGTCTTGGCTGCGTCTACAGAAGTCGAACACAGCATGATCATGCCAAGGCTGGAAACCTCAATCATGTCTTACCTGAACTCAAAGGGGACCTGATTGCCGTTTTCGATGCTGATGTCGTGCCCGTGGAATCATTTCTAAGACGCACAGTGAGCTGTTTCGAGACGTCTGATGTTGGGCTTGTGCAAACACCACAGACCTACATGAATGCTGATCCAATCATCCGCAATTTGGGGCTTGAACGTTGGATGCTTCCCGATGAGGAAAGCTTCTACCGATGGATCGAACCTGCTCGACAAGGGGTGAATGCTGTGGTTTGCGCTGGCACCTCATTTGTGGTCAGACGCAAGGCATTGATGAACGTTGGCAAGTTCGAAACCGCTACCCCCTCCGAGGATTTAGCGACAGGTATCCGGCTTACAGCGCAAGGATGGCGCTGCCTTTTTTTGCGCGAAAAGCTCAGCGCAGGACTTGCACCCCTCACCTCAGAAGCGCTCGTTCGTCAGCGTTGTCGCTGGGCCAGCGGAACCTTGCAAACTCTACGCACCGGAGCCAGCCCACTGAAAATTCCTGGACTGACCTTCTGGCAGAGAGTGGCCTATTTGGAAGGAATTTTGCATTGGCTCAATGTCTTCCCACAAATGATCTTGATGATCGTGCCTCTCGCTGTGGGAATTTTTGGTGTGACACCTGTGCGTATCAGTAGCGATGGACTGTTGCAATCAGCAGGACCACTCGTGATCGCTCAATTACTGCTAACGCGATGGATCACTGGACATAGCCGCACGGCACTGTTACCTGAATTGTATCGATGGATGGTGTTGCTACCTCTCTTTGGGTCGGTTTTTACAACGTTATTAGGACGACCAAAACCTTTTCAAGTCACCCCTAAGACTCTTCAATCTAAAACAAGTAGCAGCGTAACTCCCAAGCTATTAATGGGTGTTCTAACTCTCCAAATCGTAGCTTTGTTGAATCTACTATCTGTCTTATTCGCGAAAGAAACTGGTGAGGCAGTTGCGTTGACATCGAGTTCAACTCAGATAGCAATTTTGATCTGGAGCTCACTGAACACGTTGTTGTTGGTGGCGGCTTGGCGCTGTTGCCATGACCGAGATCGTGACAATGCCATTCCCTGGTTTGCCTGGAATGAACCGGTGACCTTGAGTGGGCATCGAGCCAAACTCACTGCCTTAAGTGAAGCGGGTGCGGAATTCTTGTTCGATCAAGCACTCCCTTCTCCACCCCCAGTGGACATCCAACTCGTGACCCAGGATGGTCTCTCTTTCACACTGCACTGTGAACAGGCAACAGATCGTGCTTGGGGTGGATGCTGGTCTCCGCTGAGTGAGTCTCAAATTGACGCCTTGCACCATCTTCTCTACCGACGATCTGGTCAGTGGCCGATGCGCCGGGCCCCAGCCGAACCGGTCGCACTGCTGGTGCTGTGCCAAAGACTCTTGAAGCCGATGCCGCGTGAACGCTGGTTTCATCGCAGCTTGATTCCTGTTTCTCGCAACATCACCATGCGTTGCTTTCTATCAACACAGAACGGTTGA
- a CDS encoding Nif11-like leader peptide family RiPP precursor translates to MPDEQFQAFLQAAKSDPNLQNALKAATKSEEVITLARKAGFTIEADCMATQSSLSEEELEGIDGGNCVTPTWFNI, encoded by the coding sequence ATGCCTGACGAACAATTCCAAGCATTCCTTCAAGCAGCGAAATCTGATCCAAATCTTCAAAACGCACTCAAAGCAGCCACCAAGAGCGAGGAGGTGATCACACTGGCCCGAAAGGCTGGTTTCACGATTGAAGCTGATTGTATGGCAACACAATCATCCCTCTCCGAAGAAGAATTGGAAGGCATTGATGGTGGCAACTGCGTGACACCAACCTGGTTCAATATCTGA
- the mfd gene encoding transcription-repair coupling factor — MPLSSLVRLLQTSPLSGELCERQGRADRLLLRGGGRGARALVASALARHQDRPLLVVVPTLEEAGRWTALLELMGWRSAQLYPTSEGSPYEPFDPTSEITWGQLQVLSELQIEGQSSDLAIVATERCLQPHLPPPQALADRCRTLRKGDTLDLEDLATSLTQLGYERVSTIDQEGTWSRRGDIVDVFPVSSELPVRLEFFGDELDKLREFDPASQRSLDPIDSLRLTPTGFSPLIAESLRDSMPDGLEQLLSEQAITELLEGGTPEGMRRLLGLAWQQPASLLDYLPADSCVAIDERRHGRSHGEQWLDHAREHHEELALPIPPLHRDVDEAMALAEAFTGFDLAELQESDAHPNAFDLNSRPVPAYPNQFGKLGELIKGYRQDKQAVWLLSAQPSRAVALLEEHDCISRFVPNAADAPAIERLVEQATPVALKIRGTADLEGLQLPAWRVVLITDREFFGQQTLTSTGYVRRRRKAASRTVDPNKMQPGDFVVHRNHGIGRFQKLEKLAISGEVRDYLVVQYADGILRVAADQLGSLGRYRANSDAPPQLSKMGGSAWVKAKERASKAVRKVALDLVKLYAERHQAPGFAFPVDGPWQNELEDSFPYEPTPDQLKATADVKRDMEKSQPMDRLVCGDVGFGKTEVAIRAIFKAITSGKQVAMLAPTTVLAQQHWRTLSERFAPYPIKVALLNRFRTASERKAILEGLKNGTIDAVVGTHQLLSKNTVFDKLGLLVVDEEQRFGVNQKEKIKALRKDVDVLTLSATPIPRTLYMSLSGVREMSLITTPPPLRRPIKTHLAALDEEAVRSAIRQELDRGGQVFYVVPRVEGIEEVAVQLRQMLPGLRLLVAHGQMAEGELESAMVAFNGGEADVMLCTTIVESGLDIPRVNTILIEDAHRFGLAQLYQLRGRVGRSGIQAHAWLFYPGNASLSEAARQRLRAIQEFAQLGSGYQLAMRDMEIRGVGNLLGVEQSGQMEAIGFDLYMEMLQESLAEIQGQDIPAVDDTQVDLQVTAFIPADWITDADEKMAAYRAAAECVSSESLVELAAIWADRYGALPGPVQSLLQLMDLKLLAKRCGFSRIRPEKPNIALETPMEEPAFRLLRQGLPQHLHGRLVYQAGTGAIAKVMARGLGVLPMEKQLDELKTWLEQMASQIPDADGLTVEQREQQQKDRNEAVLSV; from the coding sequence ATGCCCCTCAGTTCTTTGGTGCGTCTGCTGCAGACCTCCCCACTGAGCGGTGAATTGTGTGAGCGGCAAGGCCGTGCGGATCGCTTGCTGTTACGCGGTGGAGGCCGTGGTGCTCGGGCTCTCGTGGCCAGTGCCCTGGCGCGTCATCAGGACCGGCCGTTGCTCGTGGTGGTGCCGACACTGGAGGAGGCCGGTCGCTGGACGGCGCTCCTGGAACTGATGGGTTGGCGCAGCGCCCAGCTCTATCCCACCAGCGAAGGGTCGCCCTATGAACCCTTCGACCCCACCAGTGAGATCACCTGGGGACAACTGCAGGTGCTCAGCGAGTTACAGATTGAAGGGCAGAGCAGTGATCTGGCGATCGTTGCCACCGAGCGTTGTTTACAGCCGCATCTGCCGCCGCCGCAGGCGCTGGCGGATCGTTGCCGCACCCTGCGCAAGGGCGACACCCTGGATCTCGAGGATCTGGCCACCAGCCTCACTCAGCTGGGCTACGAGCGGGTTTCGACCATTGACCAGGAAGGCACCTGGAGTCGTCGCGGTGACATCGTGGATGTGTTTCCGGTCAGCAGTGAGCTGCCCGTGCGGCTGGAGTTCTTCGGTGATGAGCTCGACAAGCTGAGGGAATTCGATCCGGCCAGCCAGCGTTCACTGGATCCGATCGACAGCCTGCGCCTGACGCCCACGGGCTTTAGTCCGTTAATTGCCGAGAGTCTGCGTGACTCCATGCCGGATGGACTGGAGCAATTGCTGAGTGAGCAGGCGATCACAGAGCTTCTGGAGGGGGGGACCCCAGAAGGCATGCGTCGCCTGTTGGGCCTGGCCTGGCAGCAGCCCGCCTCCCTGCTCGACTACCTGCCGGCCGACAGCTGCGTCGCCATTGATGAGCGCCGCCATGGCCGATCCCATGGGGAGCAATGGCTGGATCATGCCCGCGAACACCATGAGGAATTGGCGTTGCCAATTCCGCCCCTGCATCGCGATGTGGATGAGGCCATGGCCCTGGCGGAGGCGTTCACCGGTTTCGATCTGGCTGAACTCCAAGAGAGTGACGCGCATCCCAATGCCTTCGATCTCAATAGCCGTCCTGTGCCGGCCTATCCCAATCAGTTCGGCAAGCTCGGTGAGTTGATCAAGGGGTATCGCCAAGACAAACAGGCGGTGTGGTTGCTGTCGGCCCAGCCCAGTCGTGCGGTGGCGCTGCTGGAAGAGCACGACTGCATCAGCCGTTTTGTGCCCAATGCCGCGGATGCCCCGGCGATTGAGCGGTTGGTTGAACAGGCCACACCCGTGGCCTTGAAGATTCGCGGCACGGCCGATTTGGAAGGTCTGCAGCTGCCTGCCTGGCGCGTGGTGCTGATCACGGACCGCGAGTTCTTCGGGCAACAGACCCTCACGAGCACTGGTTATGTGCGTCGCCGACGCAAGGCCGCCAGCCGCACGGTGGACCCCAACAAGATGCAGCCCGGTGATTTCGTGGTGCACCGCAACCACGGCATCGGTCGCTTCCAGAAACTTGAAAAGCTCGCCATCAGTGGTGAGGTGCGCGATTACCTGGTGGTTCAATACGCCGATGGCATCCTGCGGGTTGCCGCGGATCAGCTGGGCAGCCTCGGTCGGTATCGCGCCAACAGTGACGCCCCGCCGCAGCTCAGCAAGATGGGCGGCTCGGCTTGGGTGAAGGCCAAAGAGCGCGCCAGCAAGGCCGTGCGCAAGGTGGCGCTGGATCTGGTGAAGCTCTATGCCGAGCGTCATCAAGCGCCTGGTTTTGCCTTCCCGGTGGATGGTCCCTGGCAGAACGAACTGGAGGATTCATTCCCCTACGAACCCACGCCTGATCAGTTGAAGGCCACGGCCGATGTGAAGCGCGACATGGAAAAGTCGCAACCGATGGATCGCCTGGTGTGCGGCGATGTGGGCTTTGGCAAGACCGAAGTGGCCATCCGGGCAATTTTCAAGGCGATCACCTCCGGCAAGCAAGTGGCCATGCTGGCTCCCACCACGGTGCTGGCGCAGCAGCACTGGCGCACGCTTTCAGAACGCTTTGCTCCCTATCCGATCAAGGTGGCGCTGCTTAACCGCTTTCGCACTGCCAGTGAGCGCAAGGCGATTCTTGAGGGTCTCAAGAACGGCACGATCGATGCGGTGGTAGGAACCCACCAGCTGCTGAGCAAGAACACCGTGTTCGACAAGCTCGGACTGCTGGTGGTGGATGAAGAACAGCGCTTTGGCGTGAATCAGAAAGAGAAGATCAAGGCACTCCGTAAGGACGTGGATGTTCTGACCCTCTCGGCCACGCCGATCCCCCGCACGCTCTACATGAGCTTGTCTGGGGTGCGGGAGATGAGCCTGATCACCACGCCACCACCCTTGCGTCGGCCGATCAAAACCCATCTGGCGGCGCTGGATGAGGAAGCTGTGCGCAGTGCCATTCGTCAGGAGCTCGACCGCGGAGGCCAGGTGTTTTATGTGGTGCCTCGCGTGGAGGGCATCGAGGAGGTGGCCGTTCAGTTGCGCCAGATGCTTCCCGGACTGCGCCTGCTGGTGGCCCATGGCCAGATGGCCGAGGGCGAGCTGGAGAGCGCCATGGTGGCGTTCAACGGCGGTGAAGCCGATGTGATGCTCTGCACCACGATTGTGGAGAGCGGCCTCGATATCCCCCGCGTCAACACGATTCTGATCGAGGATGCGCATCGCTTTGGCCTGGCACAGCTTTATCAGTTGCGAGGTCGGGTGGGACGCAGCGGCATTCAGGCCCATGCGTGGTTGTTCTACCCAGGCAATGCCTCGTTGAGCGAAGCGGCGCGCCAGCGATTGCGCGCGATCCAGGAATTCGCTCAGTTGGGCAGCGGCTATCAGCTGGCGATGCGCGACATGGAGATCCGGGGTGTCGGCAACCTGCTCGGTGTTGAGCAGAGCGGTCAGATGGAAGCGATCGGTTTTGACCTTTATATGGAGATGCTGCAGGAATCGCTCGCTGAGATTCAGGGGCAAGACATCCCTGCTGTGGATGACACTCAGGTGGACTTGCAGGTCACGGCGTTCATTCCGGCGGACTGGATCACCGATGCCGACGAGAAGATGGCGGCTTACCGCGCGGCGGCTGAATGCGTCAGCAGTGAGTCGCTGGTGGAGCTGGCGGCCATTTGGGCGGATCGCTACGGCGCCCTGCCGGGACCTGTTCAGTCCCTGCTGCAGTTGATGGATTTGAAACTTTTGGCCAAACGCTGTGGATTTTCTCGAATTCGTCCGGAGAAACCGAATATCGCGCTGGAAACCCCGATGGAGGAGCCCGCTTTCCGCTTGCTCCGTCAGGGATTGCCCCAACATCTGCACGGGCGCTTGGTGTATCAGGCCGGTACAGGCGCTATCGCCAAGGTGATGGCGCGCGGCCTGGGTGTGTTGCCGATGGAGAAGCAGCTGGACGAGCTCAAGACCTGGCTAGAGCAGATGGCTTCTCAGATTCCTGATGCTGATGGCTTGACGGTTGAGCAGCGCGAACAGCAGCAAAAGGACCGCAACGAGGCTGTTCTCAGCGTTTGA
- a CDS encoding DUF4079 domain-containing protein has product MQFVDWLWLIHPALAVVVVYPLLGMVLRAARQTRDQRVLKQTFPAAVGKNHADLGTWLTTTVTGIVLFAEVVVITTANPLAEFSGGPGRLFQLFLVLVGSIVAFLALLNVRKLIYRSTFALLCWIGILTLGMQPEVFRRSDNPLDPEFWQSHYWSGIVLTGLMLISLAMRYAIYRNIRWRRLHLSLNIFAALIFVVQGISGPRDLLEIPLSWQKSTIYSCNFDNRTCPQPSDQASPLPQTP; this is encoded by the coding sequence ATGCAATTCGTTGACTGGCTCTGGCTGATTCACCCAGCACTCGCTGTTGTGGTTGTGTATCCCCTTCTTGGCATGGTGTTGCGGGCAGCGCGACAAACACGTGACCAACGGGTGTTGAAACAGACATTCCCAGCAGCAGTCGGAAAAAATCACGCCGATCTTGGAACATGGCTGACCACGACCGTGACAGGAATCGTTCTTTTTGCTGAAGTCGTCGTGATCACCACAGCCAATCCCTTGGCCGAATTTTCCGGCGGACCAGGACGTCTTTTTCAATTATTCCTGGTCTTGGTCGGTAGCATCGTCGCTTTCCTTGCCCTCCTAAACGTTCGTAAACTCATCTATCGCTCTACCTTCGCACTGTTGTGCTGGATCGGAATCCTGACGCTTGGAATGCAACCGGAAGTGTTTCGTCGCAGTGATAATCCACTGGATCCTGAGTTCTGGCAGTCCCATTACTGGAGTGGAATCGTACTCACCGGCTTGATGCTGATATCACTGGCGATGCGCTATGCAATTTACAGAAACATACGCTGGCGTCGCCTCCATTTAAGCCTCAATATTTTCGCAGCACTGATCTTTGTCGTACAGGGGATCAGCGGTCCACGTGATTTACTCGAAATCCCGCTGAGTTGGCAGAAATCCACGATTTACAGCTGTAACTTTGACAACCGAACCTGCCCCCAACCCTCCGATCAGGCATCACCTTTACCACAAACACCATGA